TGGCACAGGGCTGCCAGCACAAACCAGCAAATCTAATCTCTAGTCTATCTTTCAGGCTTCGCTCTCCTCTGCATGAGAGCAAAAACTCTCCTCTTGTCTGTGTGGTGCTGCCACCTatatttttctgccttgctgATCACCACCTAGTCCCCTCTCTTCTTTTAGAGCAGCAGCAGTCTTGATTCTCTTGTTTCTCTCCTGCTGTTGGAGCTTCTTTCTGAAATTACATTACCCAAGCCTGCATAACACCTTTGCAAGGTGCATAAATGAAACAGTACCAGCTTATGGTTGTTCTTTTTAGACCTTCTCAAGTGGAGATTTCAGACTGCTTCTAcatcaaaaaaacaacacaccaaaAGAGGAGGATTGTTGCACCAAGCTCTAAAACACAGTTTGATGCAGACTGCAGTCTATTTGCTAATGAAGAGTGGGACAGGACAGTATAATGAGAACTCCCTAAGATGGGTATAGGGAGCCTGAAAGGAATCCTCTGCTATAGATTCTACTGGGATATCAGAAAATCAGCATCCTGACCTaaaggaataaaaccaaaagacaGTGTTACATACTTGGGTTGTTATGGGTGCTTGCCAAGCTGTGCCCAGATAGCTCTGGGGGTAAATGATGGCCTCGGTGCATGAACTGCTGGGAACTCAGAATATGGTTAGGATGAGCAGCTCGGTTCATGTTGTGGAGGACATTCATCTGCAGAAAGACCAGAGTGAGACAGACTCAGCCCTGTGTTCATGGTACATTCTACATTGTGTGCATTCCCATCCACCATGTCCTCTCCATGCACGCACAAGCACCTCTATGTGCATGTATGGATCTTGTACCTCAACAGTAAACTCATTGCTGGAGTAGCGTCCATTCATCTCGGTGCAGGACAGGTGAAACTTCCTTTCATAAAGAGCAGCGCCGTGGTTGATGTGGTATGAGACCTGGCGTAGTATTTCCTCGTAAACTGCAATGCTCTCCACACCTGAGACAAGAAGAGAGAATTGGTGTGGGGTGAGAAGCACTTTCTTCAAAGTCATCTGGCATCATAACGTTGTAGCAACTAGGAGCTATAGAGGAATCCAAGGCAATGCTGAGTTCATTAATTTTGtgaagggagcagagctggagctggctgcAAAGGACCTGATGAAATCCCTGCTTGCATTGCTAAAACATGTACAAGGGAAGGAAGAATCAAAAGCAACAGCCCTGTTATGTTCTGGAGTACAATAGTGTTGTACCAGTCCACAACCTGTGGGATGTGCTGTCCCCTAGTCATGTCACCCAAAATGCTGCTGCCATCTGAACACCACCCCAAGGAGTAAGTCAGGAGGAGTGGTATAAGCCTGGCTGAGAGCTCAGACACCATGCCCTAGCACtgtgtgctggaggaggagccACCTCCCCAAGGAAATGGCCTGGGACTTCCAAAAGCCAGGAGTTCAACAAATGGTTACATCTCAGAGTCTCGCAAAGTACACCAGCACATCTCTAACATCGGGTTAAGTGCTTCTCCCAGCAATGCCTGAGAGGTAATGAGAGGCATATTTAGCTGTGGCCAAGGAGAGGACGTACCTGTGATGGTCAGGTAGGCGGAGGTGTTAACAAGCTCCAGGCCCcgctgctgcagcagtgcccCATCCAGGAGCAGATACTCCCTCTCTGGGTCCAAGTCATCTCCTACCAATGAGATCTCGCAGCCATCCAGGTTGTGCACAATCTCATCTGACATTCGTGTGTCTGTCACTGAGATgcaaacagaaagaagacagGGCCAGAAAGCCAGCCAGACATCAGTGAAGGCAGGAGTTACTCAGTCTTGTACCCACTTACTTAAAATTGCTCACATCACATGTAAtgacttctctttctctgcctaGCACTGACCTTGAGTAAAATCACTGTCAGTCTAATTACTTGTTGGAGGAGTCCCCCTAGTTCTAATTACATTATTTATGCACATAATAAAATCACTTTATTTTGGAACAACATACTATTATCAGACTGGTTCATGGTAAGGCTGTAAGGACTCTGTTGACAATGACAATGTGCAAATTAGGAACAACTCTATCACACGTTCCCAGACCCTGAgtgctttttaaagctttcccCTGTCTCATGACTGCTGGTTACCATGGTTGAGATATCATCTTCTTCTTTAAAATGGCAGCCACATTCAATGACTAACTGCTTTCAGCAGGGCTAAGACCAACCTGCCCTAAGTCAAGAAACTCATCATTGTACgaggaaaggcagagctgctaaACAGAAAACTATgagcaaaaaaatcccattacCAGAAGAGATAGAAAAGAAGTGAAAGGACATGAGGAGCTGTCCTGTTTTCAtagggatttggtttcagtttgtggccagccatggtgatcaaggcccttagcagttaaatccagggcagctgacccaggctggcccacaggtgtattccgtatcattgacatcaagctcactataaaagggagggcttgctggggaggggtgggactgtttttgctctccttgcctttttctccttcccaatGATTGGTATTCTTGGCACAACCTGATGCAACTCTGTaactaagtatacttttgtgtgttttgtgttactGTTGATATtagtttcttaattttattaaatctgttcaattttaacccatgagtctccctctttttcccaatttccttcctcagttggggaagggaccttggctgagagaaaaactgttattgtttagccctgggtgcgggctaaataAAGACAGAGTGTAGAGAAGTAATCTGAGGATGATGGAGAGAAATTGAGGGATGAGGTATTATAGGGTGTGAGGAAACTGACTGGGGAATTCACAGGAATAACTGATTCaggaagagaggggagggggtgaGAAATGAGGAAAGCAGGAGGAGACCAAGTAAGTGCAGGAGTGGAGAGGGTAACAGGCAGAACATCCATCCAGTGCTGGATTCAATAAAGAGAAATGTATGTAAAATGTAAAAGGGATTAGGAATGAGCAGCCtgggaaagaaggagagagTGAGGCAAAGGAATTGAGTGGATAGAAAAAGTACAGGGAGGAGCAGAAAGGGATAAGAACTGATTAGCCTACATATTGACAGACAGTGTGCTTTGCTTCTGTATTTGTAAACTCTCTCCTATTTTGGGTGTAATGAGGGGCTCTACTTCCTCTGCAGGACAGCAACACTTGCAGGTCTTTCCAGTTTGTCTCTTATACCTCGCTCTGTGCCCCACTCACCAGTACCATGCCAATTCTCATCCTTCTTGGCTTCCACCTGGTGAGAAATAGAGCAGGTGATCTGGAGGTTGGGGAAGAGGGGGACCCCATCAGGAGCCTCGAAGTCTGATGCAGGATGAGCAAAGTGGGCATTGCCACTCAACAGGATCTGGGGGGCATCAGGCTGTAGCACCACAACATAACCTTCCACATCAGGAATGGAGACACAGGACTCTTCACTGAAACACCTGGAGAGAAGTAGAAAGCATCAGTTGGCCCAAGCTTCTACCAACACTGTAAAAGAAAACCTGCTGCCCATTACCGCTAGTGAAGGGAATATCCTTTTTCTAGTAGTCTTCTAAAGCTTTCCTATAGCTTGCTGTGCAAGACAGAGAGGTGTGGTAAGAATGACATCGCTGGGTTTCCGGTGACTTGGTCACATCCACATAccacagagaaaattaaaaccagctcCCATGCCTGGAACACCAAGAGCGAAGGGAGAAGTTCTGCTACCTGCGTAAACCCCAGGAACCAGTATTACAGTATCCATTTGGGTACTGGAtactttaatatttcttttcaggaagaCTCTTACCCATTTTGACACCATCAATTAGAATTAAAATACAAGGTGAGGGAGTGTAATTTTAGTCTAAAGAGAGGTAATCCTTTTGCTGAACTTAGTGAGAGGTGCTGCTTTGTCCACTCACTTGACAGTAGTCATGAGCCTGAGTGGACGGACTCCAGGGGTAGCAAAGCGCAGTGAATTCATGTAAGCCACGTGTTGGATTGCATGGTTGAAGGTTTCCACATCGTCACCCTCCAAGGTGAGCAGAGACTGAGAGGGGTTCACATGAACCTACaggtggaagagaagaaagtatTCAGGGTTCCTTGGCAAATGCCAAAAGTTGAGGCTAAGAGAGACACAAAGGAGAAGGGTGGAAAGTTGTCTGAGGTGGGGGAGCAGGCAAAGTCCTGGGAAGcaaggctggggaggagagtgGAGAAGACCCATGCAAGCTGGGCAGATGGGCATACCTTCATCCCTTTGCCCAGACTGTCGAAGTCACTGTAATCAAGCCCCTCACGGCAGGCATACAGGCATTCAATAACCTCCCGGCTCTCCAAGCTACCAGGGCGCACAGTGAAGCCAGCCAAGTAACCATGGAAGTAGTGGTGGATCGACAGAGGATCTCCTGAGGGAAACATGGGAGGTGGAGGGTGTGAGAGACATGGCGCGGAAGACAGCAAAGACAACAAAAGCAACAGTGTGAGGGACGTACAGATGTTAAGGGAGGTAGAGAGAGACAGAGGGGTGCATGAGGCatggaaaagcaaagacaacAAAAGGAACAGTGTGAGGGACATACAGATGTTAAAAGATGTAGAGTTAGACAGAGGGGTGCATGGGATgtggaaaagcaaagacaacaaaaagatGGGGGATGCTGAAGTAAGGAGATGACAATTTTTTGAATTCCAGATGGGGGAAGGCGAGAAAAACAGACCAACAGAAAGACCAGGGCAGTGAACAGTGGGTAGCGTAGAGAAGTTTCTGCCAAACTGCTGAATGCCAGATGGTAACAATTTCTTGTCCCTTTCTCACTCTGCTTCCTGTGAgggcttttaaaagaaactataCCTTCCATAGTTAGGGATGAGGTGACATCTCCTGATGTCTCTAATGGCTATTATGTTCTTCAGAGACCAACTTTAATGATCAGGCATGAGGACTCTTTCTCCACATGAAAAGCATACTCCATCTCTCAAAGCAGGCTGTAGTCCTCCTATCAGCCTTTTCATGCTCCACAGATATCAAGGACAAATCTGACAAATAAGGGGTTTCCTCCCAAGATGGTGGGAGGCGGCAGCACAGGATTGGGGGGGCTGTATGAGGAAGGCACCATGCAAGAAGTGATAGTCATGCACGGTGAAGAGGGGAAGAGAaccatcttctttctttttccataccTTGTACAGTATCAGTGGAGTTCTCATTTCCTTtgattttctcttcatttttctcctctgcaaaaGGAGAACATTCAGACAAGCAATAAGGCCTTGGAAGTTACAGGGTCAGGCAAGTGTCTACAGAAGTACCTATATCGGCCAGTCCAAAAGAACAGCTCTGGAGTCATGTGCCAAGCAGTGCATCCTTCAACCCTAGAGACAGCACACCACAGATGAAAGAGGGCAGAGTCCCTCTCATGAAGGCAATGTAGGATGAGTAACTGATACAAAGGAGAAagtagagggttttttttcccctcctttcccaatGATATCTATTCTAGGAATTAATTGATTCCCATTTATGGAACATGGTCCTAGCCATGTTTGCAACAAGCCATGTTCTCAACATCCCTTTGAAACTCGGATGGTCCCAGGAGGGTGTCCCAAAGTGATCCAATTTGTTGGTTACAAAAGGCCAACCGAGAGACAAGAGCTGTGGGAAGATACCTGACCTGGGAGAAGCAGTAATACGGTAAAGATTTGATCTTGCCAGAAATTTCTGCTAGAGTAAAGGCAAGCAGCAGGCAAATTCCTTTAGTTCTGTCCTGCTTCAGTCTTGCAGGAGAACTGAAAGACCTGGGAAAGGCAGCCTTACATCTCCACAGAACAGGTTTTAACCTGGTAGTAGCTTAACTATGTTCCTAACCTGATCTTTGTCCTCCAACCCAATTCCTCTACAGGATGATTTGTGACTTCTTCATATAGACCCTCAAGACACAGAAATCCCCATCAATACAACCAGCAGCACAAATAGTACTGCCTGCTCTTTGATAGAAAGGCCAACGCCTGAATGTGGTACAGAGTTTCAACTCTCCTCTGTCTGAAAGCTGGTTATCCATCGCATATTCTACTGCTGTTGTCCGTGAAGCTGCCAATGACACTTGTCCCTGAGCTATTATTACCGTGGCCTGCTGGCTTGGTCTGGAAGGAAGGATCCACACTGGCTTTGGTGCCAAGGAGACAAGATGTCTGCAACATGGTTTGCATCATTTAGCACTGGGTGGTATGTCTTTCACCTCTTCTGGCTCTCCCTCCACTCGTTTCTCATATGGGAAGAGCATGGTTCAGGGAGTGGGCACTCACCGGTCCAGCAGGCTCCAATCATGAGCGAGGGTTCCTGCCGTGGGGGGTGAATGAGGCCATTGTCGTGGATGAGGGCAGGGTCATAAGAGACGCCATCCACGTAGAGTGTGACAGTGGGGAACTCCAAGTTGAGGGCATAATGATGCCATTCATCATCGCAGACCTACGGCagacagcagaggaagggatCAGCAAAGGGCAGAAGTAGAAGGGACACGGGGAAAAGGCAAACGCTTTCTCACCTGCTCGAGCTTCCAGAGGAACTTCACAGGCCTTGCACTTTCCAGCAATGGCCAGTAGAGGAAAGCAATCCGGCAGCCGTGCACAGCCAGAGAGTAATGCGAGTAGCCATCCTCTGCCGGGGACAAGCACAGGGAGTTACGTGTCACACCTCGGAGCAGCCTCACAGGCCAGAGCCCAGAAGCACACGCTAGCCTGCACGACTGGCACTCAGCACTGACTGCTCACAGAAAATGTCACGCCTGAAGAAGCTATGTTCCTAAGGAGGGGCCCTTGCCCAGGTCCCGCTCTGGTCCATTTGCAGGGACAATCCCGTATAGCAAGTTAGAGGCAGTGGGCAGAAGTGTCACCACCCCAAGAAAAGTGTCTCACCGCTCTGCACTGTACTGCAGATCACCGTCTCCTCTTCCCGCCTGCCTTTACTGGGCACTACGGCATGCTTCATCCACACGGACAGGGTGAAGTGGTCACTCAGCCCCTCACGGGCATTCGGCCCATTCACCACAGGCACCTGGGCAGCCTGGCTGCCATTGAACCAGTAGATGAGGCTGCTGTCCTGGCTGTAGTGCACCGAGAGCCGTGCCGTCCAGTTCGCCATGGGGCCAGGCACCGGCAGCAGGTCAATCTCTCCTGAGGCAGCACCTACCAAGAGGGGAAGGAGTCAGGAATGTCAGCATGGGAGACAGAGGAGCCTGGGAACTGGGGCACAGACGAAAAGGGTGCTAGAGGGCTCGTTGTAACATCCCAGagtgcagggagaggaggactTGCCTATAGGCCTTCTCCTATCTGGAGGATGGTGACTTTTCCATCCGTGCTGAAGGAAGTCCCACAGACTCTGCGTAATGGGGGAATGCAGAGAAACCTCTGGCTTCCCAGCAAGGAAAGCACGGGGAGCCCCTTGTAAATACAGGCAGGGTACCCACTGCCTCTCAACACAGCATGCAAGCTAGGTgtcctcccagccccactgaCCACAGCAGATGTGAGGAATGTGTCccccagcatctctgctgtgtGAGGCACAGAGCTACCAGTGTGAACCCCTCCAGAGGAAGGGGCAAGGCGCTGTGCCACAGCGGTCCTTGGCCGAGGAAAGAATCAATTCACCACAGAGTTTGCGTAGTGACTTCTCAGAGTAGTTATCCCGGTCACAGCCCTTGGCCACATGGTTTGTCTGCAGCTCCACTGTGGCCTGGATGTTCCACAGGGGTTCATCACAGGTCTCCAGGTGAATGCTGGGGAAGAGCGCGAGGCTGCCTGCACCTGGGGTGTACTCAATCCTCTTGTTCCAGCCTAATaaagaagagtgaaaaagaGGGGTTAGGTTCTGCCAAGGACTCAAGGCCAGAACATTTGGCACCCACACAAGTGGCATTTATGGACTAGCCCAGAAACACTTTCCACATTGAAAAGACAACTTTATGCAGCTGGCATCAGTGCAAGGGAAGATTTCCTAGAAGCACAGAGTCCAAATTCTCATCTTCTACAGCTAGCACCAATGTAGCATCACTCCTTGGATCATCAGCCTCTTATCAGGCAGAGCTGTGTTGATTTCCCCTTAATTCTATTGACTAAAGTGAACCTGTAGGCATGCGGCACCTCTAGAAAAGCCAAAGATCCTCAAGATGAGCAGCCCCCAAACCAATCTACATTGAATACAGTCTATGAGCCTTACCAAATACACAGCAGTTCACAGTAATCCAAGGAATGATTCTCCAATGTTAGAATTGCCTTTCAGTGGCTTTGCAACAGACTTAGATGTCCACTGCATCCGCTTAGACGAGACTAATGGGTTGGTGCCAGAACTGAgacatatatatgtgcatacaaatgtatatgtgtatgtacaaACATTTCCAAGGAGTAGGACTGAAGAGTagttcagcaaaagcaaagggaagacGTAACTGTGTTTCATACCCTGCCAGCTGGGCTTGCAGGTGGGTTTCACCTGGATTTCCACTTCAGCATCATCAGAAGCCCGCTTCTTTCCACAGTCATAGGCTGTCACTGTGAACTTGTAGAGACGATCTCCACTGTACTGCAGCTTCTCCGTGTTCTCGATGTTCCCTAGTTAGCAAAACAAAGAGatcaagggaaaggaaagagagtcTCCTCAGAGATGTTCCTTCTAGAAACCACTCTAATTTTTGATCAActacaaaaacaaccaaaaaaaggGTTGAGGTCCACCCCCAGTGCCACTCTGTAAGAAGCTATAGCATCCCACAAAATGGCTGCTGCACCTCTGCACCAGGAGAGGTGGATCAGCAGTGCTAGAAAATTCACGtagcacagctctgccagcaaaTGGGACTGGCAGAGAGGGAGCAAAGCAGGAAAGAGGGAGTGACATGCTCATGGTAGGTGTGGATTCTTACCATCATTGTCAATCAGAAAGGGAATATTGGGGGTCAGGATCTCATAGTAGCAGATCTGGCTGTACTGTGGTGAGCAGTCTCCATCAATGGCCTCCACACGCAAGATGCGGTCATACAGCTTTCCCTCAGTCACTGCCACACGATACAACTTTTCCACAAAGACAGGAGCAAACTCATTCACATCGTTTACTCGAACGTGCACTGTGGCCCTGGTGCAGAGAGACATCAATAACAACGGATTGGCTGGTTAGGAGCCATATACCACCTAAATTTCCATGTAAGTCACTCCGCTAAAGCGCACCAGTCTGATTTCCAGCCATCAAAAGCGAGGACAAGGAAAGAGACCTTGGTTTCAATGCAGTGAGGTTGGCACACAGGAGCTTGGACAATGAGTTCCTACCCCAGAGAAAGGGCAAAAGGAATGATAATGTAATCTGGACCTCCTGCCTGTATGCAGCAACATAAAACACCACCCTTAGACACAACTGTCAAGCACCTCTCATTTCTAGTGCATTCACTTATGTGACTCAGTCAGTGAACATTTCTCTTTGGGTCTTATTAGCATGCTGAGTTATAGTATCAAGGCTGGAGGAAAATACTTCTGGCTAAAGGAAGCGTTCCCACAGCAATTTccatttgtgtttctgtgacaGATCGCATTTTGTAACACGCGGCAACAACTGCATGGACTTACTTGTGTGATTTCTTGGTGTTTGCTCCATCGGGTCCCTCTCCACAGTCATAAGCCTGGATGGTGAACGTGTGCTCCTTATGTGCTTCACAATCCACTGGTTCCTTGGCCCGTATCAGCCCCTCACCCGTAGCTTTGTCCAGGATCACAGCTTCAAAAGGTACCCCTGCCCCATGGATCCTGAAGCCACAGATTTCACCTGGTACCCacaaaggcagagaggaaggggagaaagaaaaggactgAGGAGAGCGCAGTATGCCCCCTTGCTTCCCTCTCCCGTTAATTTCTTCCCTTCTAACTTAcgctctcctttctccctcatTATCACCTCTCATTTCGAGCAATTTTTGGTGCCCTAGGGAGTTCCTCCTGCCGTCTCTTACAGCCATTAATGGTGTAGATTGCCCTCTACTGGAGACTACTCCCACGGCAAGGAGGCTTGACCAGCATCGAGAAAGATTAGAGGTTACAAGGCTCAAGCTAGATTTATTAGTGCTGCACAGCCACAGTACTGAAGGAGCACTTTATTTCTCCTCTGCATCCCACACGGAGGCAAAACAGGCCATAGATTGCAGATAAGACAGCCAAAGCATGAAGATTCACGATGTCTCATCCACCCCCACACAAGATGTGCACAGTACAGCAGGGAACAGCAGATAGGGTCACCTAAATGCTAAAGTTCAGCTCACAGGGACTACTTTTCCCCTTCCAAAGCTGAGGGAGGATGCGTGAGGAAGCTCCAGGCACGGCCTAAGCAAGCACCAGGAATACAGCCCTCATACATCTCCGTCTGTAGTTTCAGGGATTTGTGCTTTCTCTGAGGGGCTGTAGCACCGCCACTGAAGTGTGCCCTACCAGCTTCCTCCAGTGCTCACAGACACAGAGCTGTGCATGTCATCTTTGGAAATAGCAGAACTGCGTCAAAAAGTAGCTGGCTCCACCCTCAATTTCTCTCCCTAAGGGAAACGGCTCACAGCATTCTAAATCAAGCTGTGCCCAAACTGCCTCCAGACTTCACTAGGGACCTCCTCCGGAACAAGGTTTGGAGGTGATCGTTTCCTGGAGAGAGCTAGAATCCAGCACAGGGATGAATGTCACCCTGTCTCTGCCTCTTTGGAGgtctctccctgcctcccacccTTCCCAAAGCTGTTACCCACCTACCTGCATAGCGCAGTGGAGCATCTTTGTCCAGTGCAAATAGCGGTGGGTTGAGCAGGACTGTGTTGTCATTCTCCATGACGATGCCCTGATACTCAGCTTCAATCCAGGGTTTGTGCTTGTTTGCTGAGGTGGATTTGGGGTAGGGGATGGAGCACAGGAATGTATTAGCCGCCAATGACAGATTCAGTAGGAAAAGAGCAGAGTATCATCCAGTGGCAGGTAACAACCATCCCTCCCCACCTTCTTCTCTGGAAATAAAGAAGTCTAAAATaggcagggaggaagaagtTCTCTTTCTTTAGTCCTACTCTACGTGGCTCTTTGGGAGACCTCATCAGAAACCATGTGTTCCTTCTGGCCTCCTCATTACTATTTTATTAGAAACATGTGGAGAGGCATCTGGGtgcccaggaaagctggagcagttagaaaaaaatgaaatcaagagGCAGAAGTAGCCTGATCCTGGAGACAGATTCCAAATGCTAAAACCTTTAGCTCACTGAAGCCATAATTAAAGGATCCAGGATACATCTTCccttggggtgtccccaggggacAAGTTTTGCATGCAGTCATTACCACTCACGCCTTGCATCCTCTGGACTAAGGCCCAGGATCTACACACATGTACCCAGGTACACTTTCAGTCAGTCATCCTACGTGTATAACAACCTACTCTGAGAGTCCCTTGCTCCTTCTTTCCCCACTCCATGGTGAGCACCATATTCCCTTGGCCCCTCCTGGCTAATCCCGTTGGCTGGAGACCAGCCAGGCTTGGCAtggaggcagcagccagcaggagGCTCTGAAAAATGTCACAGGCCCAGAAATAGCAAATTAATCTTTATCACACAGGCTCCggggcagggaaagggagaaataaaggggtgagggggagggaaggggaggggagagagaagaaaaatcattagaaattaaaaacccCTCCCCCATGCCCACTCCCTGCCAAATGGGCCTCAGAGATTATATTACATGGCCTAGTTACAACCCCCATTCCCAGATAATCCCCCACTCTCCCACCCTCTGGACACCAAGATTTATTACAACCGAGCAATACTTTGAGCACAGCATGGCTCAGAGCTGGTGGGGAGTAGGATAGAGCCCTTCCCTCAAGGGCACTACTTCCAATATGTGAATTCATCCTCTGCAGCACAGTATCCTCTGAAACCATACCGGCATGGCGTGATGTGTTGACTCAAAAGGGACAGTATCCCTTACAACCAAGCACTGCTGCAAATCGGGGCCAGGGGATGCTGTCGGAGCTGGGTGGTGGGCCAGCAGAGAGGGCGACAGGTCAGAGTGGGGATGCACCAGCAGGGCAGAGTGGGCAgacccagcctggcacagcagcgAAGAGCGTGGGTTGGCATTTCTCCCTCACCATATTGATTTAAGACTATAAAGCATTGTGTaggaaatacagagaaacaTCCTCCCTGCTCAGTATGCAGGTGGAATCCTTCCTGCGTGCAAGTGCCCACGTTTCACCCCACTCCTCCATTGCCCCCACCAGATTCCACTCTGTGACGGCTCTAGTCCATGTGCCACACCACCAAGGTGGGAATCCATAGCTACAAATGCCAAATATGCCCTGTTACTGGGGTAACGAGCGGTGGTAGGGAGATAAATCCTTTGCTGCATCCACCTGCAACTTGGGAATCACCAAAATGATTTCTTGGGAAATGAGTTCCTGGAGATTAGAAAATCATTTTGGGAATGTTTTTAGGATACAGACTCCTACCAGCTTCAAGAAAGCTCCTgtaaatctaaaataatttgcCAAAGGTGGGTAGATGTTTCAGACTGTAAATTcacaaaggagagagaaaatccaGAGCGTAAGAGGCCTTGCCTCACCACCGGGCCCCTGGGCACCAGAGCAGCACAAATAAATGCCCCTGCCGATGTCAGCATACACAGAGCCCCGTGTTGCACCCGCCCTGTAGCCCACCCTCTTCCAAAGCACAGAAAGCAC
Above is a genomic segment from Nyctibius grandis isolate bNycGra1 chromosome 5, bNycGra1.pri, whole genome shotgun sequence containing:
- the CLSTN3 gene encoding calsyntenin-3; translation: MGDPRPRAAVLLPLLCLCAALPGGASNKANKHKPWIEAEYQGIVMENDNTVLLNPPLFALDKDAPLRYAGEICGFRIHGAGVPFEAVILDKATGEGLIRAKEPVDCEAHKEHTFTIQAYDCGEGPDGANTKKSHKATVHVRVNDVNEFAPVFVEKLYRVAVTEGKLYDRILRVEAIDGDCSPQYSQICYYEILTPNIPFLIDNDGNIENTEKLQYSGDRLYKFTVTAYDCGKKRASDDAEVEIQVKPTCKPSWQGWNKRIEYTPGAGSLALFPSIHLETCDEPLWNIQATVELQTNHVAKGCDRDNYSEKSLRKLCGAASGEIDLLPVPGPMANWTARLSVHYSQDSSLIYWFNGSQAAQVPVVNGPNAREGLSDHFTLSVWMKHAVVPSKGRREEETVICSTVQSEDGYSHYSLAVHGCRIAFLYWPLLESARPVKFLWKLEQVCDDEWHHYALNLEFPTVTLYVDGVSYDPALIHDNGLIHPPRQEPSLMIGACWTEEKNEEKIKGNENSTDTVQGDPLSIHHYFHGYLAGFTVRPGSLESREVIECLYACREGLDYSDFDSLGKGMKVHVNPSQSLLTLEGDDVETFNHAIQHVAYMNSLRFATPGVRPLRLMTTVKCFSEESCVSIPDVEGYVVVLQPDAPQILLSGNAHFAHPASDFEAPDGVPLFPNLQITCSISHQVEAKKDENWHGTVTDTRMSDEIVHNLDGCEISLVGDDLDPEREYLLLDGALLQQRGLELVNTSAYLTITGVESIAVYEEILRQVSYHINHGAALYERKFHLSCTEMNGRYSSNEFTVEMNVLHNMNRAAHPNHILSSQQFMHRGHHLPPELSGHSLASTHNNPMVPSAATVIIVVCVGFLALMVILGILRIHSLHRRGVGQEVPGAAEGGHTSTGGRERDMFWDDSALTIIVNPMESYQSCQERAAESGEGRASEGMEDEDDSSDSETPDSLDGNDVDDRHIIGKSDGSHRY